The Haliotis asinina isolate JCU_RB_2024 chromosome 2, JCU_Hal_asi_v2, whole genome shotgun sequence genomic interval CACACAAAatttttggacaacatttaacagtgtctatttctcaaacccttGAAGTAGTCTCAGTTATATTTAtgccaacggataggaaattaaatattctacatttctgtgcaattttatagccgtgcgcagatccaggaccacacGAGCGCAAATCTCCAcagttttcactttttaaacCTGACGAAGATGTgcacctgaaaaaaaaactcggcatccgaGGGGTTAAAGGCGATGCGAGGAACTTCATGTAGATGAGGTGCTCAGTAGTTGAATTAATACTAATGAACCATTGTCTTGGTAATTCATCAATAACATATGCATTTATAAACTGTGCAGGAAGGTGCTTCCAAAAAGATCAGTTGTGGCATCTAATATGTTAATTTGACAATGTCATCCGTATTTGCTGATAAGATTTGAACGTTGCTCCTGCAAACCAAAAACATGCTGGTGATGGCCCTGGTGGTATGTCAAGTTTCAATTTGGACTGTTGCTATGTTCTGATGTTAGGTGGTAGGGTCTGACTGATACACCTGAATTCTCAAAACAGTGTTGTAAGCAACTCCTTCCAATTGGTGGCAAGCTGCAACAATTCACAAAGAGGTACCGACACCATAACCAAAGTGAAACTAATACAATGTATTCGAAAACAAAGCCAATTCCGAATTGTGTAACTTAACCCTCACCCCCTACCCCCACCCCGTTCTGCCTCACCATACCGTCACgacctcaacacataacaactACAAAAACATGTTCCCACCGCAAAGTACATTATAATAAAGTgataaaaaacatcaaaatttgGACCTAAACTTTAAAAAGGTCACATTAAGAAACAAGTAATCAAACCAACTCAAGCCCAACAAAGCAATCAGCCACAGTCGTACATGCAAATAAATGCATATTAGGTAAAAACGTCACTCGTAATCACTCGTGTCATTCTGAGACAAGTTACCAATGGGTGGTTACCCGTTGAGTTATCAGCAGAGTTCccattttaaagaaatatgttcattaaggACAGAATTGTTGTGACATGAAAACACTGTCACCGTATGCTACGTGGTAGGAGAAACTGTTTCATCTATAAGTGATGGCTGAAAGATCAGATATGACCGCAAATGTAGGGGTATGTCTAGGGAGGATACGTTGTCACAGAATTGTCTCCCTTGCATATGGTCACGTATCGCCGTCCGACAGAAATGCTGCAGTCTTGGCACAAACGACTGTTCTTTGACAAGAGTCCTATACACATCAAGGGGCTTAACTCTGCCAGCTCTAGTCCTTGGTTTTGACATGAACGAATCACCTATACGAAATCCCAAAGCAATGAGAGTTCTAGCCAGTTTCTTTCTGGTCTTTGTACTGAAGTCGTGCGGGTTCGTTGCGTAATTCAACAGTTTTAGAAGCGGCGTCTCGCCATTGTTGTTCTCGATATTAAAACGAGCACCATTCCtaattaaaagaacaatggaTTCGAAGCAGGCGCGGGTGCAGGCTACGTGAAGAGGGGTATCGCCGGTGACGTGATGGACAGTATTGACGTCACATCCGCTTTCAGCCAGAAGCCGGACGGAAGACGGACACTGTCCAGCAGCAACGTGAACGGCTTGTTTTCCGCTCGGCAATCTCCGTTCTGGGTCAGCGCCTTGTTTCATGAGCCATGAGATTATATCTCCCTGACAACAAGCAAACAGCAACGCGTGAATATAGATATTAATTGATAGATCATTTTTATTTGATAGAACTATGAGACTATATGACTTCTTACCTTGTAGCTACGGAACGTAGACAATAAACACGCTAAATCACCGATACCGAGTtcaagtatactgaacagcaaaagaaacgcagctccgactttttgtcattttaaaaaagtTCTTAAttaaaagacataaacatgaatatctAATTCTGATgagattttcattttttttcgaaattacgtttcttttgcttttcggtatatatttgttgaaaaataaCTTACTACACGCCCGTTAACAGGAACCCAATTTCACAAGGCACACGCGCATCGTTATGGTACTAGAAATCCCCAATCTAGATTCCGTCTCAGGTTAACGATTTGGGACTGAACAATTGAAACCAATATCCAACGCTTCGGAGTTCCCATACATGCTGTTGCATTTTACAGAGACTGTGTCCACATATGGCgcgtaaaagtaaatatttgataaatcCAGTACGTAAATGAAAAATGGAGCGTACCTTTTCGCCAGGTCGAGAAATGGCCGTGGTAAGTGGCGTTTCCCCTCTCTGGTCTGTGATGTCCACGTGACCACCGGATCTGACCAACAGCTTTGCAAGCTCATCATGACGTAGACTAAGAGCAAGATGAAGGAGTGGTTTCCCTTGATACCAGCTGTTGACGTCACCGCCCCGTTCCAGCAGGGCCTCGACGACAGTAACGTGACCATGTTCCACCGCTTTCCCGAGGAGCCCGTTAATGTTGACGTAAGCTGTTTCTGTGATGACCTCATCACAAGTTATGTGCACGTCATCCACGTGGTTGAGCAGCGACACCAGGACGTCTCCTTTACCGGCTGCAACAGCCTGCTTGAGAAGTTGCACACACTCTCGTCTAAGTTCGGAGATGTTTGAGTCATTGAAGTGGGTGGACAGTATTGCTTGGATGAGGTCATGTTTACCCCTCTGAACGCACCAGTCCAGAGCGGCCATCGCGCTCTCCTTGGAGGCAGAGGGATCTACAACGTCCATGACAGATTCTGGGCAAGAGAACAAGACAATGATACATCAATATTTAACATCAAATGCGATATAACATATGCTGTTTGGGGGATTATACTTTCAGtagagtacagattctagttcttttgttgggttgagccCCATCCGGGTTTCGAACCGACACACTCAGAGTTAGGAACCTAATCGCCATCACACAAAGCATCTTCTCCCATTCTGCTGTCTTGAGTGCCCATCAATGGCATGTCTACTCAAACCACATGCATAACAAATGTTTGCATGCTGATAAAGACGTTAAGCAGCTACAGAAACTGGATTTTGGTGGTAACTGAGACGTTAAATACAGTCGGTAAGTTAGACTTACGCTTTGTCTCTGAATGTATGATTTTGACTGTAACAAAACAactcatttaaattgaaaagcaGACCAAGGGCGTCCAGAGGTTCAGAAcccgaggaaatctagacttcctCTATTGAGGGATTAAGCAATGCTAGacaggactgtgagacaggaaAGTCT includes:
- the LOC137272202 gene encoding putative ankyrin repeat protein RF_0381 isoform X2, translating into MDVVDPSASKESAMAALDWCVQRGKHDLIQAILSTHFNDSNISELRRECVQLLKQAVAAGKGDVLVSLLNHVDDVHITCDEVITETAYVNINGLLGKAVEHGHVTVVEALLERGGDVNSWYQGKPLLHLALSLRHDELAKLLVRSGGHVDITDQRGETPLTTAISRPGEKGDIISWLMKQGADPERRLPSGKQAVHVAAGQCPSSVRLLAESGCDVNTVHHVTGDTPLHVACTRACFESIVLLIRNGARFNIENNNGETPLLKLLNYATNPHDFSTKTRKKLARTLIALGFRIGDSFMSKPRTRAGRVKPLDVYRTLVKEQSFVPRLQHFCRTAIRDHMQGRQFCDNVSSLDIPLHLRSYLIFQPSLIDETVSPTT
- the LOC137272202 gene encoding putative ankyrin repeat protein RF_0381 isoform X1, which translates into the protein MSESVMDVVDPSASKESAMAALDWCVQRGKHDLIQAILSTHFNDSNISELRRECVQLLKQAVAAGKGDVLVSLLNHVDDVHITCDEVITETAYVNINGLLGKAVEHGHVTVVEALLERGGDVNSWYQGKPLLHLALSLRHDELAKLLVRSGGHVDITDQRGETPLTTAISRPGEKGDIISWLMKQGADPERRLPSGKQAVHVAAGQCPSSVRLLAESGCDVNTVHHVTGDTPLHVACTRACFESIVLLIRNGARFNIENNNGETPLLKLLNYATNPHDFSTKTRKKLARTLIALGFRIGDSFMSKPRTRAGRVKPLDVYRTLVKEQSFVPRLQHFCRTAIRDHMQGRQFCDNVSSLDIPLHLRSYLIFQPSLIDETVSPTT